GTGTTCCGCCTAATTCTAAAATTCAACAAACCAGATGTAGCGAGGAGTGTTAAAAAGCTTTCAAACTCATATCTAAACTCTTTACTGAGTGAGTAAGAGCTCCTACTGAAATAAAATCTACACCTGTTTCTGCATAATCTCTTAATGTATCGAAAGTTATACCACCAGATGATTCAATATCGAATCTGCGGTTTACTATCTCTACTGCTTTACGCGTATCTTCAACAGAGAAATTGTCGAGCATAATACGATCTATCCCCCCTACCCCTAAAGCCTCATTAAGTTCGTCGAAGTTACGAACCTCTATTTCTATAGGAAGATTTTTCCCTTTTTCTTTAAGATATTCCTTAGCTCGATTTATAGCGTTAGTTATACCTCCAGCAAAATCGACGTGATTATCTTTAAGCAAAATCATATCAAACAAACCGATACGATGGTTAGTACCCCCTCCTATCTTCACAGCTTCTTTTTCGAGCATACGCATACCTGGAGTAGTTTTGCGAGTATCAAGCACACGAGTATTTGTACCTTCCAGTTGCTTTACATACTTACGAGTAACGGTTGCTATACCACTCATACGTTGCATAACGTTAAGAACTAAACGTTCTGTTTGAAGCAGCGATTGAACCTTACCTTCAACAGTGAACGCTATTTCTCCATACTTAACCTCCGCTCCATCATTAATGAATACAGTAATATTAAGTGCAGGGTCGAAAGTATGAAATATCTTCTTTGCTATTTCAACACCAGCCAATACTCCGTCTTCTTTAATAATTAATTGAACCTTTCCTATTGCTGTGTCAGGGATAGTTGAAAGAGTTGTATGGTCGCCATCAGCTATATCTTCTCTAAAAGCAAGATTTATTAAATCGGTTGTTAATTGGTCTATCTCTAAATTTGTTTGTGCCATTTCTTTTTTATTTACTTTTGAATGATAATATATGTATACTCACCCCTATTGCAATCAGCAAGAGTAGTATATCTAACCAAGTTTTATCAACAATAAAGATTATGCTATTTATGATGCTTAACCAAAGCACCGATATAGCTATAATCTTTATTTTTAGAGGTATTATTTTGTGCTCTCTGTAATTGATAATATAAGGACCTAAATGTTTATGTTTGAGTAACCAATTATATGCTTCAGGCGAACTTCTAAAATAACAATAAGCCGTTAGCAACAAGAAAGGTGTGGTAGGTAGTAGTGGTAAAAATATCCCTATTATACCTAAAACTAAACTTATCGAACCTAATATTATAAATAACCAGCGGAGCAAGAACATCGTTCTTAATTCAACTTAAGTTTATTCTTTATAGCTTTTGGTAATGCATCTTTATGTACTACAATGTTAGTAGTTTTGTAAGATACGAAAGCCTTAGAAGCATACCAAGTTCCTTTATAGTCGCCAGTTTCGCCCCAAGAATTTTTCACCATATAATATTGAGTTCCATTCTGATCTTTAGCTATTCCATAAATAAGCATACCGTGATCGTCTGTAGTTTCAAAAGTATCAAAACCCTCTTGACGCATCTCTTGAGTAATAGTTTTTTCAGGAACTGGAGACTTTAATGTGTTTATCATATTATCTCTTTCTTTTTGAGATAAGCCTAACCAGTTAGCTTGATCTGAACCTATAGTTTCCGAAGCATCAGCATCAGGAACAACCGCTATTCCCTTTCTGTTAAATCCTTTTTCACTAACATCTGAAGCCCAAGCCACAGAATAACCTTTATTCAAAGCATTATCTATAACTTGCATCATTTCGTCTAAAGGAAGATTGTATGATGGAGCCCATCTCCAGTTGTCGGGAACTTCAATTGCAAAAGTAGAATAAAAAGGGTGATGAGTAAATGATGTAATCGAGATATAATCATCAGCGTTTATTCCTAATGATTTAGTAAAACTTTCTGGTGTATACTCTACACCTTTATAAGTAAAAGTTTCTGGTATTTCGCCAAGGTAAGCATCTAATATTGAACAATATCCTTTATACCAAGCAGTAGACAATTTCTTATTTGGATTTTTAACTATACCCTCTATGTAGCCAGTAAGAGCAGCTTCCATTTCACTATGTTTGTGAGTTGTTTCTCCATAATTCAACCCTGTCATTGCCTCCTCAGGAAGTATACCATAATATTTAATACAATCAATAACGTCGGCAAAAGCACCACCTTGTCCGAAGTTTGTTTTTCCGTGCATACGCACATACTTCATAGCTTTATCTTCGTAGCTCTTACGCACTATATACATCTCCGATAAATCTATTTCGCCCTTACCCATACGAATTAATTCAGACTCTATCATACCTAAGCCCGAATATCCCCAACAAGTACCTGCGCTATTCTGATTTTTAATAGATGTAATAGGAACTTCTTTTACTACTTCAAAATTAAAACCCTCCTGCTTTTCTTCTTGTGCCGACAAGCACACTGGAATAATTAGCAAACCTAAAACTAATGCGAGAAAATGTTTCATGATTTATACATTCTTTTTTGTTAATAATTTTCCCACAAAGATAGTCATTTTATAGTAATTGGCTCTAATTTATATAAGACTTTATCTTTATAAACTTCTGAATTACAAATCAAATAAGCCTTATATCTTTTCAAAAACATAGTATTAAAACAAGAGGTTATCCAAGATTTGAATGTTACCTTACTGTAATCTACCACTTTTTTCGACAAAGAAACCGTTTTCTCTATTTCAAAAATAACTCCTTTTGCTTGACTAATTGTTTTCATAATAAAATCTTTTTTATTTATCATTGTATTGCAAATATAAATGCTTATTTTTAACCTCTCAAATAAAAACAAGGCAAAAGCCGAAGGGTAATTGAATCTTAATTGTCTTGTGATTTTATGAGATTTTTCCGTAACAATTTCATAATAACGAAATAAAATGAACAAGTTTTTACTCGCAAACACTCTATTCTTTCTTTACTTATTTTGCTTTAATGCGAATGCTGAAAACACCGATAGTAGTAAGCAAAAAGAGACTCTTATATATAAGATTAATATCGACTCCGAGATTAATACCACATCGCATATCATTTTAAGCAATGGACTAAAAGAGGCTAATAAACGAAATGCTGATGCAGTGCTTCTACATCTTAACACTTATGGAGGCGGATTGATGGAAGCCGACTCTATGCGAACGGCTATTCTTTATTACAATATTCCTGTTTACGTTTTTATCGACAATAATGCTGCCAGCGCAGGAGCTTTAATATCTATTGCTTGCGATAAAATATTTATGAGACCCGGCTCAAGTATTGGCGCAGCTACTGTTGTTGAAGGCATTACAGGAGGTGAAGCTCCCGACAAATATCAATCTTATATGCGTTCAATTATCCGAGCCACTGCCGAAGCTCAAGGCAAAGACACTATTATATCAGGAAACGATACCACTTATAAATGGAAACGCGATCCTCTTATTGCCGAAGCTATGGTAGATGATAGGATTAGTATTCCTAATCTTATTGATTCGGGTAAAACACTCACACTTACAGCCAATGAAGCTCTTATTCATGGATATTGTGATGGTATAGTTAATTCGGAAAAAGAGATTATTACCGATTATCTTAAGTGCAACGAATATAAGATTGAAGAATACAAATCATCTTTTTACGACAAATTAAAAGGCTTCCTTACAAGTCCTGGTTTTCAAGCAATACTAATAATGATTATCGTAGCTGGAATATATTTCGAATTGCAATCACCAGGTATAGGATTTCCTTCAATAGCAGCTATTACAGCAGCCATACTGTACTTCACCCCTTTATATTTAGACGGCTTAGCTCAACACTGGGAAGTTATAATCTTTATAATAGGTATAATATTAGTATTACTGGAAATATTCGTAATACCAGGCTTTGGCATAGCTGGCATTGGAGGTATTATATTAATAGGAATGGGGTTAATATTTGCGATGCTAAACAACGACTACTTCACATTTCGAGAAGTTGAAATACCAGACGTTTCTCGCTCCGTATTAACAGTGCT
This sequence is a window from Dysgonomonadaceae bacterium PH5-43. Protein-coding genes within it:
- a CDS encoding aminopeptidase C (product_source=COG3579; cath_funfam=3.90.70.10; cleavage_site_network=SignalP-noTM; cog=COG3579; pfam=PF03051; superfamily=54001) — protein: MKHFLALVLGLLIIPVCLSAQEEKQEGFNFEVVKEVPITSIKNQNSAGTCWGYSGLGMIESELIRMGKGEIDLSEMYIVRKSYEDKAMKYVRMHGKTNFGQGGAFADVIDCIKYYGILPEEAMTGLNYGETTHKHSEMEAALTGYIEGIVKNPNKKLSTAWYKGYCSILDAYLGEIPETFTYKGVEYTPESFTKSLGINADDYISITSFTHHPFYSTFAIEVPDNWRWAPSYNLPLDEMMQVIDNALNKGYSVAWASDVSEKGFNRKGIAVVPDADASETIGSDQANWLGLSQKERDNMINTLKSPVPEKTITQEMRQEGFDTFETTDDHGMLIYGIAKDQNGTQYYMVKNSWGETGDYKGTWYASKAFVSYKTTNIVVHKDALPKAIKNKLKLN
- a CDS encoding nicotinate-nucleotide pyrophosphorylase (carboxylating) (product_source=KO:K00767; cath_funfam=3.20.20.70,3.90.1170.20; cog=COG0157; ko=KO:K00767; pfam=PF01729,PF02749; superfamily=51690,54675; tigrfam=TIGR00078); protein product: MAQTNLEIDQLTTDLINLAFREDIADGDHTTLSTIPDTAIGKVQLIIKEDGVLAGVEIAKKIFHTFDPALNITVFINDGAEVKYGEIAFTVEGKVQSLLQTERLVLNVMQRMSGIATVTRKYVKQLEGTNTRVLDTRKTTPGMRMLEKEAVKIGGGTNHRIGLFDMILLKDNHVDFAGGITNAINRAKEYLKEKGKNLPIEIEVRNFDELNEALGVGGIDRIMLDNFSVEDTRKAVEIVNRRFDIESSGGITFDTLRDYAETGVDFISVGALTHSVKSLDMSLKAF
- a CDS encoding hypothetical protein (product_source=Hypo-rule applied) produces the protein MKTISQAKGVIFEIEKTVSLSKKVVDYSKVTFKSWITSCFNTMFLKRYKAYLICNSEVYKDKVLYKLEPITIK
- a CDS encoding uncharacterized membrane protein YbaN (DUF454 family) (product_source=COG2832; cog=COG2832; ko=KO:K09790; pfam=PF04304; superfamily=81343; transmembrane_helix_parts=Inside_1_6,TMhelix_7_29,Outside_30_69,TMhelix_70_92,Inside_93_98,TMhelix_99_118,Outside_119_121); amino-acid sequence: MFLLRWLFIILGSISLVLGIIGIFLPLLPTTPFLLLTAYCYFRSSPEAYNWLLKHKHLGPYIINYREHKIIPLKIKIIAISVLWLSIINSIIFIVDKTWLDILLLLIAIGVSIHILSFKSK
- a CDS encoding membrane-bound serine protease (ClpP class) (product_source=KO:K07403; cath_funfam=3.90.226.10; cleavage_site_network=SignalP-noTM; cog=COG1030; ko=KO:K07403; pfam=PF01957; superfamily=141322,52096; transmembrane_helix_parts=Outside_1_248,TMhelix_249_271,Inside_272_275,TMhelix_276_295,Outside_296_304,TMhelix_305_322,Inside_323_323,TMhelix_324_346,Outside_347_360,TMhelix_361_383,Inside_384_467); translated protein: MNKFLLANTLFFLYLFCFNANAENTDSSKQKETLIYKINIDSEINTTSHIILSNGLKEANKRNADAVLLHLNTYGGGLMEADSMRTAILYYNIPVYVFIDNNAASAGALISIACDKIFMRPGSSIGAATVVEGITGGEAPDKYQSYMRSIIRATAEAQGKDTIISGNDTTYKWKRDPLIAEAMVDDRISIPNLIDSGKTLTLTANEALIHGYCDGIVNSEKEIITDYLKCNEYKIEEYKSSFYDKLKGFLTSPGFQAILIMIIVAGIYFELQSPGIGFPSIAAITAAILYFTPLYLDGLAQHWEVIIFIIGIILVLLEIFVIPGFGIAGIGGIILIGMGLIFAMLNNDYFTFREVEIPDVSRSVLTVLSGMLLSFIAILWLSSRIGEKGMFRKIALKTDLESSSTVSTSEFNLLEKEGIAMTDLRPSGKIMVNGEVYDAISNNSFIERNTPIKVIKIENMQYRVERL